Proteins encoded together in one Telopea speciosissima isolate NSW1024214 ecotype Mountain lineage chromosome 6, Tspe_v1, whole genome shotgun sequence window:
- the LOC122664235 gene encoding protein NRT1/ PTR FAMILY 8.3-like gives MGSLEEKLLLEEGLTKNDSTGSYTGDGSVDINGKPVLKQNTGNWRACPFILGTECCERLAYYGIATNLVTYLTNKLHEGNVSAARNVTTWSGTCYLAPLIGAVLADSYWGRYWTIAVFSTIYFIGMGTLTLSASVPAFKPTPCVGSVCPDATPAQYAVFFCGLYLIALGTGGIKPCVSSFGADQFDDTDPIERVKKGSFFNWFYFSINIGALISSSCLVWIQDNAGWGLGFGIPTLFMGLAIISFFSGTPLYRFQKPGGSPLMRMCQVVVASFRKWNLEVPQDSSLLFEVPDKTSAIEGSRKLEHSDELKCLDKAAVVSDLEVRQGDLSNPWRLCTVTQVEELKILIRMFPIWATGIVFSAVYAQMSTMFVEQGMVMDTTVGSFTIPPASLSTFDVVSVIVWVPMYDRLLVPLARKFTGKERGFSELQRMGIGLFISILSMAAAAIVEIKRLQIAKSLDLVDQKVAVPMSILWQIPQYFLVGAAEIFTFIGQLEFFYDQSPDAMRSLCSALSLLTTALGNYLSSFILTIVTTITTKGGKPGWIPNNLNEGHLDYFFWLLAGLSILNLVVYAFCAARYKCKKAS, from the exons ATGGGTTCTCTGGAGGAAAAATTGCTCTTGGAAGAAGGGCTTACAAAG AATGATAGCACAGGATCATATACTGGAGATGGATCGGTGGACATAAACGGAAAGCCTGTGTTGAAGCAGAACACTGGAAACTGGAGAGCATGCCCCTTCATTCTGG GTACCGAATGCTGTGAGCGTTTGGCATACTATGGAATTGCAACAAACCTTGTTACTTATCTCACGAACAAACTACATGAAGGAAATGTCTCTGCCGCCAGAAATGTTACGACTTGGTCCGGCACATGCTACCTTGCACCCCTCATAGGAGCCGTTTTAGCAGATTCATACTGGGGAAGATATTGGACAATTGCTGTGTTCTCCACTATCTACTTCATT GGAATGGGTACTTTGACCCTGTCAGCTTCAGTTCCTGCCTTCAAACCTACTCCATGTGTTGGTTCTGTTTGCCCAGACGCTACTCCGGCTCAATATGCTGTTTTCTTTTGCGGTCTATATCTGATTGCTCTTGGGACTGGTGGAATCAAACCTTGTGTGTCATCCTTTGGGGCAGATCAATTTGATGACACTGATCCGATAGAGAGAGTGAAGAAGGgatctttcttcaattggttttACTTCTCTATCAATATTGGGGCTCTAATATCAAGTAGTTGTCTCGTATGGATTCAAGACAATGCTGGTTGGGGACTAGGGTTTGGCATTCCTACACTTTTTATGGGCCTTGCCATTATAAGTTTCTTTTCAGGCACACCCTTATATAGATTTCAGAAGCCAGGAGGAAGCCCTCTTATGAGAATGTGCCAGGTTGTGGTTGCGTCTTTCCGGAAGTGGAACTTGGAGGTCCCTCAAGATAGTTCTCTGTTGTTTGAAGTTCCAGACAAAACCTCTGCAATTGAAGGGAGTCGGAAATTGGAGCATAGTGATGAACTCAA GTGCCTTGACAAAGCTGCCGTGGTGTCTGATCTAGAAGTTCGACAGGGGGACTTATCCAATCCATGGAGGCTTTGCACTGTAACACAGGTGGAAGAACTGAAGATTCTGATACGCATGTTTCCTATCTGGGCTACTGGAATAGTGTTTTCTGCTGTTTATGCTCAAATGTCCACCATGTTTGTGGAGCAAGGGATGGTTATGGACACCACTGTTGGTTCCTTCACCATACCTCCGGCATCATTGTCAACATTTGATGTAGTCAGTGTCATTGTGTGGGTCCCGATGTATGACAGGCTCCTTGTTCCACTTGCGAGAAAGTTCACAGGTAAGGAAAGAGGATTCTCAGAGTTGCAAAGGATGGGTATCGGCCTCTTCATATCAATTCTATCAATGGCTGCTGCTGCAATTGTGGAGATCAAGCGGTTGCAAATTGCAAAATCACTTGACTTGGTAGACCAAAAAGTGGCGGTACCTATGAGTATTTTATGGCAGATACCTCAGTATTTTTTGGTGGGGGCTGCAGAAATATTTACCTTCATTGGACAACTCGAGTTCTTCTATGATCAATCTCCTGATGCCATGCGTAGTTTATGTAGTGCTTTGTCACTTCTCACAACTGCATTGGGGAATTACCTCAGCTCCTTTATTCTGACCATTGTGACAACCATAACAACTAAAGGTGGAAAGCCTGGGTGGATACCCAATAATTTAAATGAGGGACACCTTGATTACTTCTTCTGGCTTCTAGCTGGTCTCAGCATCTTAAACTTGGTGGTTTATGCCTTCTGTGCGGCAAGGTACAAATGCAAGAAGGCATCGTAG
- the LOC122665901 gene encoding glutamic acid-rich protein encodes MSNKKGTSIVKNRTVDEVEELLLAAEDDLLLNLSLNSHLSHASSSSSPLDHDLSRRLEALKSSKITRVPPSQPQQKEKTSAAPKSTSSSMIITNVTLPEAQKKEKSKEEEEFEKVLGADLSARFAALKGSSSSKTFTESQASLVRSESGDDGDDDEEDEVEKVIQWAIDTVRLDSSSPIDDNSNDDDDDDDDSEEEDDDDEDDEEKEKTSKQRQKK; translated from the coding sequence ATGAGTAATAAGAAGGGAACATCAATCGTAAAAAACAGAACCGTAGACGAGGTGGAGGAGCTGCTTCTTGCGGCGGAGGACGATCTCCTCCTCAACCTAAGTCTCAACTCTCACCTTTCTCAcgcctcttcttcctcctctcccctCGATCACGATCTTTCCCGTCGCCTCGAAGCTCTGAAATCGTCAAAAATTACGAGGGTACCACCGTCGCAACCGCAGCAGAAGGAAAAGACGAGCGCAGCTCCAAAATCAACCTCCAGTTCGATGATAATTACGAACGTAACATTGCCGGAAGcgcagaagaaggagaaaagcaaagaggaggaggagtttGAGAAGGTTCTCGGAGCCGATCTTTCTGCCAGATTTGCTGCTCTCAAGGGCTCTTCTTCTTCGAAGACTTTTACAGAATCTCAAGCGAGTCTGGTGAGATCTGAAAGTGGAGATGAtggcgatgatgatgaagaggatgaggtGGAGAAGGTGATTCAGTGGGCCATCGATACAGTTCGTCTCGATTCCTCCTCCCCCATCGATGATAATTCTAACGATGACGATGACGATGACGAtgacagtgaagaagaagatgatgacgatgaagacgacgaagagaaggaaaagacgAGCAAACAACGGCAGAAGAAGTAG